The Amycolatopsis japonica nucleotide sequence CACGGTTGCGCCCGCGGTTCTCCCGGTTTGCGAAATCGGGAGACCGCGGGAATAACCTCGCCTCAGGCCACCGCGCGGAGGTACTCGGAAGCGGGCATGGTCATCCGGTTCCCGGCCGAGCTCGGACCGCCGGCGAGGGTGATCGCCATCGGCGCGTCGGTCGGGCGCGGGGCGCGCATGGGCATCCGCAGGTGAACCCTGCCGTACCGGGTCATGTCGACGCGGCCCGGCAGCGTGCCCATGGAGAACGTGGAGGCCGCGGTCCCGGCGGCGTGCTCGGCCACCCCGATGACGGTCCAGCGCCCCTCAGGAACGTTCTGGATCTCGATGTCCGCGGACAGGACGTTCGCCCTGCCGCCGAAGGCCACGGGACCACACTGCGGGATCGACTCGGCGAACAGTCCGATGAGGACACTCGCCGGGCCAGCCCCGCGCGGGGTCTCGACCCGCACGCTGAGCGTGCCGGTGCCGCTGCGCATGGTGGCGCTGCCCATTCCGGCGCTGTGCAACGCTTCCAGGGTCGGGAGGCGCTGGAAATGCGGGGCCAGCGCGACGAGCAGTTCGCCGACCTCGGGGTCGCGGTACTGGGTCGGGGTCATCCCGACCGCACGGGTGAAGCGGCTGGTGAACGTGCCGACACTGCTGTAGCCGACGCTGCACACGATGTCCGACACCGTCAGCGATGTCGTCAGCAGCAGTCGTTTCGCTTCGAAGAGCCGGATCGCGGTGAGGTACCGGCCGGGGGTGACCCCGGTCGCCTTGGTGAAGATCCGCGAGAAGTGGAACGGGCTGACGAAGACTTCCGATGCCAGGTCGCCCAAGGTGATCGGGTCGAAGTACCTCGCGTGCATCGATGAGATGGCCTGCAGCACCGCAGGTTGCAAGGGGGGCGCCGGCTCGGGGGGCCGACCGGGTTCGGTGACGCCTTTCTCGTTCGCCGCCATGGCGACTGTTCGTAGCTGCATCAGACCAACCTCGGATTCGCTGTCGCTTTTCCTCTGTACGCCAGCAAACGCGGTGCCGATTTCGGTGTGCTCGACGAGCGATCGAGACGCAAGCCACTCAGACGAGGAGGTCGAGGACGCACTCGCCGACGCTGACCTCGGCGGGCCAGTCGAGCTTGAGCGCGCGGTCGACGCGGTCGCCGGCGTCCACCGGGACGGCGTGCGCGGCCAGCCCCATGGCGCGGGCGACGAGGTACAGCGTCTGTTGCAGCGCACCGAC carries:
- a CDS encoding helix-turn-helix transcriptional regulator — encoded protein: MAANEKGVTEPGRPPEPAPPLQPAVLQAISSMHARYFDPITLGDLASEVFVSPFHFSRIFTKATGVTPGRYLTAIRLFEAKRLLLTTSLTVSDIVCSVGYSSVGTFTSRFTRAVGMTPTQYRDPEVGELLVALAPHFQRLPTLEALHSAGMGSATMRSGTGTLSVRVETPRGAGPASVLIGLFAESIPQCGPVAFGGRANVLSADIEIQNVPEGRWTVIGVAEHAAGTAASTFSMGTLPGRVDMTRYGRVHLRMPMRAPRPTDAPMAITLAGGPSSAGNRMTMPASEYLRAVA